GGCAACCAAACGCAGGTATGCTAACAAGTCTTTGATTTCTTTACGGTCGTAGAACTTTGTACCGCCAATGATTTGATACGGAATGCCCGCTTTCACAAACGTTTCCTCAATCGTACGGGACTGGGCATTGGTACGATATAAAAGCGCGAAATCCTTATAGTTGAACTGCTTGCCGTGAACCATTTCTTCGATCCGATTCGTAACAAACAGTGCTTCATCACGCTCAGATGGCGCCTGGTAATACTGAATGCTCTCCCCATCATCGTTATCGGTCCATAAATTTTTCGGCTTACGGCCTGAGTTTAGTTGAATGACTTCGTTGGCTGCATTCAGAATGCTCTTCGTGGAGCGATAATTTTGCTCAAGCATGATGACCGTTGCACTTGGATAATCTTTCTCAAAAGACATGATATTTTGAATGTCGGCTCCACGCCATTTATAAATCGATTGGTCCGAGTCGCCTACAACACAAAGGTTTTGGTAGCGACTTGCCATTAACTTTACAAGCTGATACTGGGCGTGGTTCGTATCCTGATACTCATCCACGTGAATATACTGGAACCTGCGCTGGTAATACTCCAGCACTTCTGGCAAGCGATCAAATAGCGTTAACGTCTGCATAATCAAATCATCAAAGTCTAGTGATTGATTCTTCCGCAAAGTTTTTTGATACTTTTCATATACCTTTGCAATCTGCTGTTCGTAATGATTGCCGACCGTTTTCGCAAAATCTTCTGCTGTTTTCAACTCGTTTTTGGCACTACTAATCGCACCGAGCATGGCACGAGGATCGTATTGCTTCGGATCAAGATTCAGATCTTTTAGTATTTGTTTAATAACCGAAAGCTGATCCGTAGAGTCTAATATAGAAAAATTACGATCGATTCCGATACGGTCTATATCGCGACGCAATATGCGAACGCACATGGAGTGGAATGTGGAAATCCACATATCATTGGCTTCTGGACCAATAATATCGCGGACACGTTCTTTCATCTCGCGGGCGGCTTTATTCGTAAACGTGATGGCTAGTACATTTCGGGGCGACACATCTTTTTCCCCTAATAAATACGCAATTCGATGGGTAAGTACACGGGTCTTACCACTCCCTGCTCCAGCCATAATTAATAGTGGACCATCTGTCTTTTTCACTGCTTGTTGTTGTTCTTTATTCAAACCTTTTAGTAAGTCATTCGCTAACGGGCTCAAAGGAGACACCTTCCTTTACTCTCGTTCTTTTACGGCCTTGACCGTTTTGAG
Above is a window of Pontibacillus yanchengensis DNA encoding:
- the pcrA gene encoding DNA helicase PcrA, whose translation is MSPLANDLLKGLNKEQQQAVKKTDGPLLIMAGAGSGKTRVLTHRIAYLLGEKDVSPRNVLAITFTNKAAREMKERVRDIIGPEANDMWISTFHSMCVRILRRDIDRIGIDRNFSILDSTDQLSVIKQILKDLNLDPKQYDPRAMLGAISSAKNELKTAEDFAKTVGNHYEQQIAKVYEKYQKTLRKNQSLDFDDLIMQTLTLFDRLPEVLEYYQRRFQYIHVDEYQDTNHAQYQLVKLMASRYQNLCVVGDSDQSIYKWRGADIQNIMSFEKDYPSATVIMLEQNYRSTKSILNAANEVIQLNSGRKPKNLWTDNDDGESIQYYQAPSERDEALFVTNRIEEMVHGKQFNYKDFALLYRTNAQSRTIEETFVKAGIPYQIIGGTKFYDRKEIKDLLAYLRLVANPNDDISFSRIVNEPKRGVGKTSLENLQMYAARHDISLYEAVGEVEFVGLSKKATAALKQFGQMVKNWTQQQDFLSATDLVEDVLKQTEYEEMLKRDNSLEAQSRLENINEFLSVTKNFEENNEDKSLISFLTDLALVADIDQADDDPFADDKVTLMTLHSAKGLEFPVVFLIGMEESIFPHSRSLMDEEEMEEERRLAYVGITRAEQQLFLTHAKMRTLFGKTNMNPMSRFIDEIPQELIEGRDGKSNQQSSSPFSGGYNDPAPSGFTNGKQSQEQPKRKATTMKKNAGTGGESLEWKTGDKASHKKWGEGTVVNVKGEGDSMELDIAFPAPTGVKRVLAKFAPISKA